Sequence from the Parus major isolate Abel chromosome 1, Parus_major1.1, whole genome shotgun sequence genome:
CCATCACTAGGGGTTTTACAAGGTTATTGCAGCTTCTGTTTGGATGGTTTCATATTCCCATgcaagaaaactgatttttgcaATGAAATGAGGTGGCTAGATGGTATTTTCTGGCACTCTGTGTCCTTGCctgcctcttctttttttttttttttttttttttttttttttttttaagatataaTTGTGAGCTCCTTAGTGAATTATTTCTCATGGCTTGGAGAGTAGAAGTCTGATTGGTGAGACTGTGTGGGACTGAGAAATGGCTTTGTAGAacagaatattttggtttattaaGGACTGGGAACAAAAAAGGTAAAATGCTGCCTAAATGGTAATGATGATGTTTGGTGCTGCAGTTAGGGGCCCTGAGAATCTGTGCTGGGCAACTCCCAGGTCAGCTGCTGAATAATGGGAGGATCTTTGTCCCACTGAGGGGTTGTACAGCTAGAGGACAgtctcctcctcagctggatTATTTATCTGCTACCTTGGTGGACTGTAGTGCAGTGTGAGTATTGTGCAGACTTAAAGGTTGTCAGGTTTACCTGTGAAGGACAGAGAacttccccagcacagagggaacaTCATGGTGGTCATAACTATGGCAAATAAATAATAGGAACAGAGTACTTGATACCGAAGTACTTCTGATGTAACGGAGAAAGTTTTAATAGCCTCCAATTTCTGGCACATAAAGCTCAACTTTCTTAAAATCAGGAAGCTGAGTGGAAGGGAGGCATCAACTTTTAGCAGTGGGTATGTCACAAGCACGAAATTGGATCTCTGGTACGTTCACATCCTTCACATCCTAACTGATCAGGACATCCAAAGAGGAATTGAGTTCAGGGATTAAATGGATGAAATGTGATATCTTACAGTACGCAAGAACAGATTCTGGCTTTCCTGTGaggcttaaaaatattttgaaaagaggATGCAGCAAATAGGAATTGTCAATCAGCACAGATGCTTGAAGCATGTtgataaaataaagcagcatgTTGAACTTTAATTTCTGAGTAAGAAAGCCTGAGACAGTCACAATTTGCAGGAGCAGTTTCCTTAGGTGCTAGGGTGGCATGAAGTTCATGACCCCTAGCAGCTCTTTGCTATTCCTGTGAGGAATTGTAATTGAGCATTGTAATAATCAGCATGTTACACATCAGCCTTTCCTTAAAATTCAGCTGCCATGTTGGATGAGTTAGATGACTCCAGAGGGGGCATGGGGATATGGCCTGATCCAGAACAGATTCATGCATTGCCCTGATGGTAAGCTCTTGGTTCCTTCCATTGAGTTACACTCTTCAGCCACACTCCAGTGCAGACTcaactctttctttttctttaatggttATGATGCTGTGGAGATATATaatattttctgggtttttctttcttaaaactGACGCTATTAGACTgaccacagaaataaagaactgAAATTGTATCTCAGCTTCTTCCCCGTTGTTGCAGGGATCAATGTtgactgttaaaaaaaaaaaacaggaaggCAGGAAATGAAAGGATCTATTTCAGAACTACGTTTTGCTCCTGAGTACCTGCAGGTTTTTATCACTGACCCAGTGATCCTACCAGGATCACTCTTTTATAACACATATAAGGGGATACCAAATTCATCCTCTACTGACttttcagctgcatttaaagatgaatttataatttctaaattcagcttttgggaagaggctggagaagagaagagcAGGTAATAGAATATGGAAGAAGGTGTGACATCAGAATCTCTGgacacagtgaagaaaattaattccacaGATGGAAGATACGTAGAAGAATTGTTGTGTTCTCAAAGTTCATGATAACTTAATCACAAACCACAATGACAGTGGTTACAGAATGTATGTACAGCCATACAgaatgtgtctgtgtgtgtttatacaCATTTGTAAAAGATAAATGCTTTTCCATTTATTGCTATATATCTGTACtcatgtattttttactttgagATGGTAACTCCAAGCTGTCACCCTCTCTGGTATCTTTGTTCAAGGGTATGCACGCTGCTTTGTGCCTCTCTGTGTGtgaggaaaatattctttgatcTCACatttagaattaaaatatttcaacataGTAATTCATGTTGGGTTTATGTTGCAATTCATATCCAGTCTGCCACTGCTGTAGGTGAAACCATTACCACAGAAGCCTAAAGGaatttctagaaaatatttttatttatagtaaGCTTATCTATATAATTAATTGACAATGGCTCTGTAACAGGAAACAAATGTCTGTGCCCATTGTTTCTTTGAATACagtgaggaggagcaggattGCCTCCTTCTCAGTTAGTAGTGATATAAAAGGAGATTTCTGTGGGATTGAACTCAGTGCCCAAAGGAGTGCCTTGTTtcaaatgtttatatttttctgtggttaAAAAAGTACTAAAATGACTCAAACTGCATCTAACAGCTTCTGGTAGCCCTTTTTCAAATACTGACCTTTCCTTTGCAGCCATGTCAGATTTTGCAGCCATGTCACATTGTACAGCACTCTGGAAAGAAGTTTGCAGGAGCTGGTGCAATGTGGGCCATTGAGGAACAGTTTCAGTTCAGGAACCTGCTCTAAACTAACTGCATGCTTAATTGGTATTATTACACATCCATTCCAGCCTTTGTCTTGGTGATACTGGTTTGATTGCTGATCCTGCTCGGGATGCATTCTTAACTAGACATGGGAGAGAGAATTTCTTCATGGGCTAGGCACAAGctaacaggaaaataaaagggtgAACATTCAGCTTTCATGAAAGAGAAATTGGGGACTGCTTTTGTGGAAGGTGTATTTGGATGACCAGACCTGCACAGAAAATACACTGTAGCACTTCTATGCCAGCAGAGATCCtcatccctgcagggctcctgcCTGTGAGGCTGGAGGCACTGGTGGGCATTAGCAGGTTGGAAAGATGATTTGTTGTAAGATCATTGTGTCCAACTGTAAACCTAATACCAGTACAGGCTCCCAGCAGTGTGGTGCTTATTTTTTTGATATACTTGAGTTTGCAGAGGAAGGGGTTTCTGTGGTTGAGGAATGGGCGTAACCCAGGAAGGCTGCAGAGGGCTACATCAGCTAATAACACCAAATATCTGTGCCATTATTATTATCTGAATTGATCTTTCTTTGATACTTCTGGAAGTGACATCCAGGTCTCAGCTAGATCCATCCTGCTTGATGGCTTTCATCTGTGGACCTCACCACCGTATATAGTTTAACAGCTGAGGAGTAGAGGGGTGTGGGAGGCTTGCCCAAAATAGCAGAGGAAGTGAGGTCTGTGTCTCATTATTAGTCATTACTTGCCTTGCAGgagcatttttgctttttctgtagAAGACAGGCTCACAATAGCATCTGCATTTTATGCGCTTCCAAGAGAGGCCCCTGAATGTGTATTtgtattatacatatatatatgtatatgtactTTCCCTGGGGTTTGAGAAAGCAGAGATGTATGAAATTTAAGCTTTCCACTATTTTAAACCTCATGTGGAGGAACAGATTTTGTCATTTATCCAGTTTAAATATGTACAATCACACAGCAATTCAAGTCATTGCTTAAGGACTATTCCCTATTTCCCTAATACTTTCTGACCCCATtgaactgcattaaaaaaaaaaatcaaaaaaatccctATGCCATCCCTTACCACAggtttaaaatgtaaatgtgcaTTTATAAAAACTTTGAAAGTTGACACAGCTACGCTACTGTGACTTAAATTTGCCATGGTCAAAGCATGAAGATGGCCCCAGTTTTCTTCAGTCACTAGGTGTTCTCAGCAGTTTTTTGTTCTTGACTCAGGCTCTGTACAGCTTGTGACATCTGCTGTAGTTTGCTGCTCTTGGTGCTACAGAGATACACCCTGTGGCTATGTTGCTGTTCCTCACTGCTCACTGGGCTCTGCAAGGAGCCATGAGCTGGGTGGAGTGTGTCCAAGTTGTGGCTGATAACTCATCTCTGTCTTTATCAGGTGTTGCTGGCTGGCTCAGTGTCAGAGGTTCCTGCAGCTAGGAGGGCATTAGGTGTGACTGAGAGCCAGCTGGCTGGAGAGGTGGGCAAAGCCTctggggagcagggcacaggcacCAGTTCTAAATGGGGCACAAGCGTTGTGTTCATTTTGTGccttgggctgctgctgaaTATCCATGTGAGAAGCTGGGCTCCCATTTCTCATGCTGCAGTGGCTTGCAGTTATTTGAACATTGTGTGTTGTTCTTGGTGATTCAGGGATTGATGGAAACAGAATACAGACTAAAATTCAAGGTGATTTACATCCTAGTCATGTGAGAAAACGCTTCTACATGCTGCCCACAGGTCTTTGTGATCACAGGCTGGAACAGCACGTTAGCTGCCTTTGGGGTTTGGCGTTGATCCCATTTAGCCTCTGTTAGCCTCTAGATGGGATGAGGGACTCCTTTCCCCAGAGCTCACAGGAACAGGGAGGCTGAGGCTCAGTGGAGCTCTACTTGCTCTGGCTGTGGTTCCCTCTGCCCATGGAATGTACATAGGTCTTCTATCAGAGCTGAAGTGAAATGAAGCAgctgtttctgctctgtgtctgcagTGACTAACATGGAGAGCTACTCAATACTCGCCCAAGTCCACAAAATCATGTAACTTCACAGTGCAAGTGCTGGCCTAGATCTGCAGAACTGTAGTGCAGTGTCTGTGTATAGGGCAGGGAATTGTATGGTCCAGTGAGGGAAGGGGAAGTGAGTTCTCAGGTATGTGGAATCCAAACCAAGAGTAATAATACAGTGGTACAGACTGGAGACAGAAGGTGCCTGTTGCCTTTTCAAGGATGACCCCGGTGAAAAGCTGACACAGATGTCAGTTACTGTTTTTCCAGTTGCACAGACTCTAGAATACTGTGtcaaaaagaggaagaggtgtGAAGAAGCAAGACAACATCCTCAGGAAAGGGTTCTCCAGTGCATACAAGTATGTCTTACATGGAGATGTTCTTTTCCCTTGGAAGAAGAAATTCATGTCTACAAGACAAGACTACAACTACTCCCTTAAAACTAGGAGCCACAGTTAGGGAGTGGATTGGCACAGGACACTGTCCCCCACATCTAACAGTGTAGGGGAAAAACTCAGAAAGTGTAAAACAGAATTGATCTTATCAGCAAATACACTACaaattcaaacacagaaaaatttacTGGTTCAGTGTTTGAATCACATGAACTGGTAGAGCTGTGCTTTTTCCAGCGCAGATGTACTGATTTCTGTAAGTGTAGGTGTGTTCTTAATaggtgaaaaatgttttcaagctTTACAGACTGGAAGTTTAAATCAGCAACTGTAACTTGTTCCTGGCTTTTAAGTTAGCTACTATTGCCTCTGGACAACAGACAAATGTACCATAACCAAGTGGCTCTTTTCTAGCTGTAGTTTCTAGAATGTGACCAAACACACAAGATTTTTGCAGAAATTAAGAATTCTATTAATAGCAAAAGACATGAATCTAAGCCCAAGATGCTAAGTGGATTTGGGGAAGACTGAGCATCTAAATAAAACCTAAAGAGAAAACATGCATTTCATAAGAGTATTCTCTAATAACTAACAAGGTACCTGTGCTTCACACAGGCTAGACTTCTGTTGAAACAATGAGCCCTTTAATGTTTTACTGCTGTTACACATTAATCAAACTCACGAAAGTAccaaaaattaatgaaatttattgGCAAAAATCAAGAAGTATGTGACCTATTTAATTCAACAGAAGCAAGCCTCAGTTTAGTTTatcaaaatacttcagttttccAGCTGGATCTGGAATTATCtgttcaagaaagaaaatgaaaacgTTAGTCAAAAACCAAAGccatgaaaacacagcagactATAAAGCCAGAACAGCAcagtatttcaaagaaagatGCTACTGCCAACTCACTAGCAACACTGAAGAGTAATTTATCAGTTGATTTGGTACTAGATTACTGTTCATCTCTAAAGGTAcctaacagcagcagcagagacatcCAACCGATTGAGGCATGAGAGAGTGCAGCCTACCAAAGGAAGAATTTTGATAGCTTGCCCCAAAAGCAAGGTATTTTGGTAAATTAGTATCTGTAATCTAGAGGCTTAGAATTTACTTACAGTTCTTCCCTTGGCCACCACACTCTCATGGCTTCCTCTGGTTTGATCTAATTAAATCAAACACATTTAGAAGGCATGTCTACATCTTTGAGAAAGGCTTTTTCAACTATTCAGCTATTGTCTGCATATTTTCCACAGAGGAGGTGAGAATGCTTATGTATTGCTTTAGATTATTAAATTGGCAGTATCTGAGCTGTTAAGATCAGCATTGTAAGACTGTTTTTTAGAAAAGGTATCAATGTCATGTTATCTAGGTGATCCTGGTTGTGGAGGGCAGAAGTTTTCAGTGCCAAGACATGGATGCTGGGCCAGCCAGCCCTATTTCATTTTATAGTCTTAATATCCAGCTTCCCCCCTTACGACACTCCTCTGCTAGCTTGAAAAAATTCACTCCCAGCCTCAAGTCGTCCTAGGAAACTTTCACATCCAGCAAAAAAACATGGTTTAACATTCCACTGTTCTTTACTATCAAGTATAATGCTCACTAACTCTGCATAGAGGCTGCTGGGACCTGGTTTTTGTTGAGCCAGCTTGATAACAACAGTGCTCTGTCATCACCAGGTGGTTCAGAAGGAAGCCACATGCTCAAATAAGTGACAGTGATCTCATTTGAACGAGGCAGCTCAGACCTTATTCTGCTGAGGCTCACTCTGGGCCAGGGAACACAAACAAGTTCAATGAGTGTTTATGTGAACTCTGGCTCCTCTGCCTCCAGTCACATGGAGCCCAGGAGCAACAAAGGGAGGACAATTGCACAGCAAAGCAGTGCTCTCTGCTGGCATGCTGACAGTGGCACTGGCTCTGGCACATACTACAGCAGCCTGGgaacttttatctttttatttcttgggtAGTGCCCAGGATCTGCAAAGAACCACCAAGAATTTATATGGACAAATAGCCAAGAAGATACAACAAACTCAAGAGTTTCGAACTTTCCCTCATCAGGTGTTAACAGGAAAAAGTTCTTGATCACAAACTCACTGCTGATCAAGTGAATTTTGTTTACACACCAGGAGTTTGAAACAACTGGAACATGTCTAGTGTGAGGGAAACAATCCCCTAAAGAAATCAATAGTAATCCGAATGGTCTAAGTTTAATAATGTGACATTTACTCATGCCTTCTCACTGGAAGTTGCTAAGATTGGCTCTAGTAGAAATGGTAACTAAGTGCTTGTTAGTACTATATGCATGTTAATATAAACAGTGACTTACCGTTTCACTGCCAGGTTTCCAACCAGCAggacaaactgaaaaaaaaagggacaaagttaactgaagttatttttacaCACACAGACTTTTGTGTGCTTAGTGTTCTCTTTTTGACCTTGAAGTAAAACACTGTAAAGTGTCACATGTCAATACCTGAAACTATTAAATGTACAGTTTTCTTTACACATGGGATGGTGACCTAGCAGTTTATACCTGACACCACCCACCACTTCTGTTGCCTGAAAACTCCAGATCTCTGGATGGATGCCTATGCCTTAGTTTAATTCTTGTGCCCTTCTACACAAAGCACTGGCAAAACAGCATCTGAGAATGAACACCAACTCTGGTGAAGTGTTGCAATACACTAAAAGTGAAGTTTTGCAATACAATTCAGGTGACTACACAGAGACCtacctttctttctttaaaaccaaaactagGGGCATTTTTTAGCAAAGAGATCACTTCAAAGATTCCACCAGAGACTGATTTTATTTGTGCTTAGGAGCAAAGGGATCGCAGCATGTGCTTACTGCAGTGTGGCTGGGAGCCCTGGGACCACCTGTACAGCTGCATATTCTGGAGTAAAGCTCTCATCTGTTCAGAGCTCTCCCTCTGAGGCTTCAGCTCAAGCAGCTGTGTCATATTTCACTGCTTTAAGTCATGCTGACAAAATGCCCCACATTTTGTGGGGTAAGAATTGTGGAGAACTGTTATTCTGTGTGAAGAAACCAGTGAGGTGTCTACAGAGGCTCTCCTCAACATTCATTCAAAACATTCAAAAGTTGGGAAAAACATGGTGTTCTGGAAACACTGCAAATTAACATTCTGTAAACTGGCTTTGTAAGTAAATGTGGGTAAATTTCCTTAGTCAGACTGCATAGCCTGTAAGCATCAGCATCTATTTTTTCAAGTCTGTACAGCACAGCAGAATAATGATTTGTACCTTCATATAAAAGTACTTTCAAATGTCAGGAGACATTGAGTTGAACTGGAAGTTAAGCTGCTAAATGTGTATTCATATTTAAACAAATCctcaaataaattattgaaagaaatgtgaaaaagtTCACCCCATGCTTGAACTGAATAAGAATTCTTGAATCAAAGTAATGATCTGAAGACAGTAAAATTTCTTTGCTGGGGAAAGATGATCACACAGCACTTATACAGAATAATGGTATAGTTTCCATGTATCACCATGTATCTTGACATGAAACACTCTCAATTACTTGTCACAGTGCCTCACTGAATGGCACAGGACAAGGATGACCTGCATCTCCTTTATTTTAGTATGCaaaaatgtgctgaaatatTGGGCCTTATTCTTCACAGCCTCATGTTTTGTACGAATTTATGCTTGGGAAACATCATACATAATGCCAAAATTCAGACTAAGAGCTTTATGCTCTCATTCTCATGGATGTGAAGCAAAATGTAAATTACTATTCTAGAAACAGTCTAAGAACCTGGGACCACGGAATCAAGCAGGGCAATCAAATCTCTTCAGTCACTGTATGAGGCCAGTCCTTAATGCTACTGAGCATCTTTCCTCCAAAAAGCTAATACAGCTTCCAGACTAAGTAAAACAATCTTCAATATGGCAATATTCAAAAGAGCACCTTCTCCATGTTTGTCTGTGTACTGGAATGCTTGTACTAAACGAAGTGTTTCATCCACTGATCTCCCAACAGGAAGGTCATTCATTGTGATCTGTCGAAGGATTCTCTTATTGTCAATAATGAAAAGGcctctgtgggaaaaaaaaagtgtgtgttaGGAAACAGAATTAATGATAGTGGTGTTTTCATGCACTATTTTGTGTCTGCTGGATGGGAGGAATTTTATCTTTGCAAACACCATATAATACTCACCACCAGTAACCTACTATTCTTTACCTGGGTATCAGAGGACATGAGCAGAACTCTagttaaaaccaaaaaaaagataCTTCTTTGCAGAACATAGAACTAAGCTCTGAGAGGCCCTGCCAGGGGATGCTGCAGATGTTAGGGCATTACAGGGATCTCAAAAGAAACTATTCTCTTTTAGGCAAATGTATTCTTTAGGTAACCTTAGTCTTGACTCTGCTTGGACCTGGGAGGTCCCTGAGCAACTGCAGTTCTGGGGAATCCTGCCCAAGGTATCTACTGATGCCTGCTGTTAAACAGGATATTAACCTTGACCCCTCTTCTGACATTATAACTCtattttttgtgttcttcagTATTTGCTGCTTGCCATAAATCCCCAAGTAAAAGCTgctcttaaagaaaaatttcaaatgcttttttaaatagaaagcaGTATTACCCCAGCAAAAACCCAACTGAACTGCAGCCCAGGGAAATACCTAAGGGTATGTCCTTGATCTTCCAAATACACTCCGTAATCCTTTGAAATCTGGTGTGTCAGATCAGAAAGAAGGGGAATCTTCATTGGTCCAAGTCCTCCTTGTTTACGAGGAGTATTAATCctttgaaggaaaggaaatatagATGCATTTCTCATACAGATTTATATTCCCTACACAAGTCAAAAATCACAAACTGCATCAGTATGGACAGAAGGATTTAGTGcaagtgacatttttctttctgcacacAAAGGAGATGAACAGTATTTGTGGCTTGAACAAAATGTTCAGTAGATCTTCTGCAGGTTTTGGCCACATCTGTTAATGACGACCTTATCAGCTGCATTTGCTTTATGCCAATGTGCTCATGAACTGAGACAATGGAAAGCATTTACTGATagtttcattaatattttctttttgtatttgtagTATTTTTTGGACTGAGACATGATATATTTCAAGCAATACACATTAAACATGCTTAAAAAGCAAAGGTACTTTCACACACCAgagttaaaatttattttaaacatttgtgtCAACAGCATCACACTTTCACACATTTTGATATACCTACACAGGCTAAAGATCTGGGGAGTTCTGTCCTTCTACTAAGTTGGAACATGAATAATATTAAGTGaaagacaagaggaaaacacaTACCATGCTAAATGAGTGAATTTTGAATCCACAGAACATGCTACTACTTCGGTATTTATTGCTCTGAATTCTTCAATTCGGTCACTGAAAGCAATTATCTCAGTTGGACAGACAAACGTACTGGAAGATTTAAGACAAGATAAAAGTAAACATGTCATGAGAAAGACAGTAAATTCTCTGCGTAACTTAAAATGGTGTATTTGtcataaattatttcagcttttgtgtatttttattgcttcttcAAGTATCTAACCAAATGCAGCCTGACAAATTCCCACCCTCATACTCCAGCTTAGTTACAAATGGATTATTTCTGAAGATTGTAAATCTACAGTTATTTTAGAATCTGGATTCAGACCTTGTACAGTTATGTTCTTTTAGACTTTACGAATGTGCCTGAATTTAAACACTATAAGCCACTTTTTTCAGAGGATCATACTATAATTTGTTGTTACTGTGCAAATCTCCAAGTTTTAACTAATTTGTGTTCACCTTTTTCTATTATAGAAGAACTAAAGTATTAAAGCTAATGATGCTATAATATTAGAAGTAGTTGTGCATCTCTGTCCTCTTATCTTCATTTTGTGGAAAAGAATGGGACTGTCCCttagaaagcagaaatgtcttCACTCAATCAGTGAAGTTACTGCATTCTAAATAAAGGAGGTTAATGTTAAGTGCCCTTAGGATACTACAGGAGTTTAAAGGGAAAATGCCACCTCCTGGATACACTATATACACTTTAGAAAAAGCAGATGGGATGCCTTCTTCCACTTGCAGCACTGAGTTACAGCATGAAACAGAACACAGAGTCTGCCTAACTGGGTAACTAcaaagttgtttgttttgtgtggaGACATGAACTGCAAAGATTATGTTGCAATTTTACCAATGCAtggtaagaaaacaaaagcaaagaatgtattttctcctgtcactcctttcttctctcccaaATTCTTACCAAACTAAAATACAAGACGTCAAAAATAGAGAAGAATTAATGAATTATGAATCTAGTGTAGCTGCACTCGGTATGCCTACAGTGCTCTTACTTACAAGTCAAGAGGATAGAAGAAGAAGACAAGATATTTTCCTTCATAATCTGTTAACTTCAGCTCTTTAAACTCTCCATTAATGACTGCTGTTCCCTCCCAGTAAGGTGCTGGCTTGGAGACTGAAATGCAAAGAATGTTGAATTAGAAGTCAGAATATAACACCTGTGTTCAAACCAAGCTGTCCAAAGATAGCTGTTCTTCCTTTTGCTTGCAAAACAACCTACAGCACAGTTCCAAGATGAAACTGCTTTCCAGCTCTAAACATGGGGGTAACAGAATGATGAAGTCTTTAATAAACATACAAAGTAAATAATTTGACCAACTTGTGCTCATACATGAGCCCTGTTGATCACTGATAATCAAGGCCACACAAACCTTTTCTGGGCTACTGAACAAACCCTGTGTGCACTGCCAGGACAAGGCACCTGCTAGACTGAAGGGGAAAGCTCTTTAATACTTCAGCTACTCTCATTATTTTGTTAGGAATAGCTGTTGGGAATCAGAAGCACAAAATGGTTCAAATTCACTTTGCTACTTTTTAGTCATGGAAACCTGTCTGGAATTCTGGTCCACAAAAAATATATGCCACAACATGTTTAGAGacaaatgcataaaaatgcAGCATATGTTTATTAAATTACAACTCCTAAGCAAATTTTAACTTGAAaacagctgtgttttaaaataatatcccACTGAAAAGCATGGCATATATTTACAATTCCTATCAGGAGATTaactttgaatttaaaatattaaaaattaatctgccAGGTACTATTTTCATACCACTGTGAATCTGGAGACAAAGGACAGGGTATGCTGGAATTACAAGTTGATCTGAATACACTTGCCATGTCAAGGACATTGACATACATCTCCAGCAAATTAGGGAGAAGCttctgagaaaaatatctttaaatatttaaatctttaaatattaTCTGGATGGTGCCTGAATTGTTTGGCTCTCCTTTTCTAAGGACAATTCACAGCTGCAGAATATAGTTAGCAAGGATGTATAACAAAGACCTTCAGCtaaggagggagaaggaaaaaatactaaacaaaaTATTGCATATCTTGACCCCTTTCTAAATTAAGGTAATCGTTTTTGCAGTTATAAACATCTGTCTGTAATAACTTACAttacaaagggagaaaaagccaAACAGTATTGGTTACAAATATCCTGGCTGCCCcgttttttttttagcatctgCTTGCGAACGCTTAAAACAGAACGTACGCCTGACTCAGTAAAGGACAAGGACTTTAAAGCTGTAAATTCTCACATGGGAGATAATAATTTCTGTGCGATCTCTCTGTACTCTCCTGCACGACGGGACTTTGAGCAGATATCCCTGAACAGCCACACGATTGCGGTGTT
This genomic interval carries:
- the PRDX4 gene encoding peroxiredoxin-4 isoform X1, which gives rise to MEAGGGAGARCPTLLLLLLAAALGGEAEAEEPRPARQRGDEQCHYYAGGQVYPGEAARLPVSDHSLHLSQAKISKPAPYWEGTAVINGEFKELKLTDYEGKYLVFFFYPLDFTFVCPTEIIAFSDRIEEFRAINTEVVACSVDSKFTHLAWINTPRKQGGLGPMKIPLLSDLTHQISKDYGVYLEDQGHTLRGLFIIDNKRILRQITMNDLPVGRSVDETLRLVQAFQYTDKHGEVCPAGWKPGSETIIPDPAGKLKYFDKLN
- the PRDX4 gene encoding peroxiredoxin-4 isoform X2 produces the protein MEAGGGAGARCPTLLLLLLAAALGGEAEAEEPRPARQRGDEQCHYYAGGQVYPGEAARLPVSDHSLHLSQAKISKPAPYWEGTAVINGEFKELKLTDYEGKYLVFFFYPLDFTFVCPTEIIAFSDRIEEFRAINTEVVACSVDSKFTHLAWINTPRKQGGLGPMKIPLLSDLTHQISKDYGVYLEDQGHTLRGLFIIDNKRILRQITMNDLPVGRSVDETLRLVQAFQYTDKHGEVCPAGWKPGSETIKPEEAMRVWWPREEL
- the PRDX4 gene encoding peroxiredoxin-4 isoform X4 → MCRGRRLTGVRQVSKPAPYWEGTAVINGEFKELKLTDYEGKYLVFFFYPLDFTFVCPTEIIAFSDRIEEFRAINTEVVACSVDSKFTHLAWINTPRKQGGLGPMKIPLLSDLTHQISKDYGVYLEDQGHTLRGLFIIDNKRILRQITMNDLPVGRSVDETLRLVQAFQYTDKHGEVCPAGWKPGSETIIPDPAGKLKYFDKLN
- the PRDX4 gene encoding peroxiredoxin-4 isoform X3 codes for the protein MFIKDFIILLPPCLELESSFILELCFSKPAPYWEGTAVINGEFKELKLTDYEGKYLVFFFYPLDFTFVCPTEIIAFSDRIEEFRAINTEVVACSVDSKFTHLAWINTPRKQGGLGPMKIPLLSDLTHQISKDYGVYLEDQGHTLRGLFIIDNKRILRQITMNDLPVGRSVDETLRLVQAFQYTDKHGEVCPAGWKPGSETIIPDPAGKLKYFDKLN